A single Parabacteroides timonensis DNA region contains:
- a CDS encoding energy transducer TonB, which yields MKATPILFLLLTVFASGISGVKAQQNNLPEEQLRLRQEVRPYLDSLIIEEPKPEDTDISLFRLEAIFPVNKLTRFGTNEGEFTAFTPDNPKMKGLVTEPIPLLGDARIALIYSFADDYKNAVPIAWKYRFESVRQKGVSGEEMACQSLYLHVLNNLRFSRIKVGLMDVVLLPPDNDGKQINNVPKLGYRSMSFSRTDGDQYMLTYLLKTNEGVYSPIDRAEGSDRTFPEYVGGSSAQFWFIRQNMEYPEKAIEEEVSGTVLIACTVEPDGSVTNPHVFLGSEPLLNEEAIRLVGLTSGKWIPATRNGENIADEKVIPVTFNLNDDGIKIVENTKKSNKKLPIKTYLFWGAIAVVIILYLKSKFRKKDRKPDPALRPNISVSNDKIVIVAGVEEADVEQMLRSFTDIYNSRQYDAIIRIHPMGKQVFALTFPYDISWEVFTELMDHLLYFDGSEYKAQIRAWLTLPKECEPVGGEHAMLFFKENDEDFEPLYVTTQNNRNWKVDYETETLKEAEGGEEYVKSPFTYNEIVQKSFIEID from the coding sequence TTTTTCTACTCCTGACTGTTTTTGCCAGCGGAATATCTGGAGTAAAGGCGCAACAAAACAATTTGCCGGAAGAGCAACTTCGCTTGCGGCAGGAGGTCAGACCTTATCTGGATAGTCTGATCATTGAAGAACCCAAACCGGAAGATACGGACATTTCTCTGTTTCGTTTGGAAGCGATCTTTCCGGTCAATAAATTGACTCGTTTCGGAACGAACGAAGGTGAATTTACCGCCTTTACGCCTGATAATCCCAAAATGAAAGGGCTTGTAACAGAGCCTATTCCATTGTTGGGTGATGCCAGGATCGCTCTGATCTATTCTTTTGCAGATGATTATAAAAATGCAGTTCCTATTGCTTGGAAATACCGGTTCGAGAGTGTCCGTCAGAAAGGAGTGTCCGGAGAGGAAATGGCTTGCCAGTCGCTTTATCTACATGTATTGAATAACCTGCGTTTTTCCAGAATTAAAGTAGGATTGATGGATGTCGTGCTTTTGCCACCTGATAATGACGGAAAACAGATAAATAATGTGCCTAAACTGGGATACCGCTCTATGAGTTTCAGCCGCACGGATGGCGATCAGTATATGCTTACTTATTTGTTAAAGACGAATGAAGGTGTATATAGCCCGATCGACCGTGCGGAAGGTTCAGACCGTACTTTCCCTGAATATGTGGGTGGATCGTCGGCTCAATTCTGGTTTATCCGGCAAAATATGGAATATCCGGAGAAAGCCATTGAGGAAGAGGTGAGTGGAACCGTTCTTATTGCTTGTACGGTAGAACCAGACGGTTCTGTTACTAACCCGCATGTCTTTCTCGGTTCGGAACCGCTATTGAATGAAGAAGCGATCCGTCTGGTCGGTTTGACAAGCGGGAAATGGATTCCGGCAACCCGTAACGGAGAGAATATTGCCGATGAAAAAGTTATTCCTGTTACTTTCAATCTGAATGACGATGGGATAAAAATAGTGGAAAATACGAAAAAGTCCAATAAGAAGTTACCAATCAAAACTTATCTGTTTTGGGGAGCAATAGCTGTTGTTATTATTCTCTATTTGAAGAGTAAGTTCCGGAAAAAAGACAGAAAGCCAGACCCGGCTCTACGTCCCAATATCTCTGTCAGCAATGATAAGATAGTGATTGTTGCCGGAGTAGAGGAGGCGGATGTGGAACAGATGTTGCGTTCATTTACCGATATATATAATAGTCGGCAATATGATGCGATTATTCGTATCCATCCGATGGGAAAACAGGTATTTGCATTGACTTTCCCGTATGATATCAGTTGGGAAGTTTTCACTGAGTTGATGGATCACCTGCTTTATTTTGACGGGAGTGAATATAAAGCGCAGATCAGAGCGTGGCTGACTTTGCCGAAAGAATGTGAACCGGTTGGCGGTGAACATGCCATGCTGTTCTTTAAAGAAAATGATGAAGATTTTGAACCTCTTTACGTCACTACTCAAAACAATAGAAACTGGAAGGTCGACTACGAAACCGAAACGTTGAAAGAAGCAGAGGGGGGAGAAGAATATGTCAAATCTCCGTTTACCTATAACGAGATTGTACAGAAAAGTTTTATAGAAATAGACTAA
- a CDS encoding mechanosensitive ion channel family protein, with amino-acid sequence MSELQQWINSYLVKWGLVHDSANIWDNLIVLFLVIIVTVAIDYTCRYIFLGLFKRFAKRTRNQWDDLIVERKIINKLMHLIPAILVYIMLPLALPREEMPTLLGILQMICSIYIVAVILRFINAALNLLLEIYNRKEAFKNKPLKGFVQIIQVLVFFVGFIIIISILIGKSPATLFAGLGASAAILMLVFKDTILGFVAGIQLSANDMLRPGDWITMTKYGADGTVIEVTLNSIKVRNFDNTITMIPPYALVSDSFQNWRGMQESGGRRVKRSINIDMNSVRFCTPEMLAKFRKISLLTEYIDTKQKELERYNEEHNIDDSIKVNGRRQTNLGVFRAYLVNYLKNNPDVNKDLTCMVRQLQPTEKGIPMELYFFAATTVWIPYEGIQSDVFDHILAVLPEFGLQVFQEVSGSDLHHLRIQTSN; translated from the coding sequence ATGAGTGAATTACAGCAATGGATTAACAGTTATCTGGTTAAATGGGGTTTAGTACACGATTCGGCAAATATATGGGATAACCTGATTGTGCTGTTCCTTGTTATAATAGTAACCGTCGCGATCGATTATACTTGCCGCTACATCTTCCTCGGATTATTTAAACGTTTTGCCAAAAGGACCCGGAACCAATGGGACGATCTGATCGTGGAACGCAAGATTATCAATAAGCTAATGCACTTGATACCGGCCATTTTGGTGTATATCATGCTACCGCTTGCGCTTCCGAGAGAAGAAATGCCTACATTGCTGGGAATTCTTCAAATGATCTGCAGTATCTATATCGTAGCCGTCATATTGCGTTTTATCAATGCAGCATTAAATCTGCTCCTCGAAATATACAACAGGAAAGAAGCCTTTAAGAATAAGCCGCTGAAAGGGTTTGTGCAGATCATTCAGGTGCTTGTATTCTTTGTCGGGTTTATCATTATCATTAGTATACTGATAGGGAAATCACCCGCTACCTTGTTTGCCGGATTGGGGGCATCCGCGGCTATCCTTATGTTGGTATTCAAAGATACGATACTCGGATTCGTTGCCGGTATCCAGCTATCGGCCAATGATATGCTCCGTCCGGGCGACTGGATCACGATGACTAAATACGGCGCAGACGGAACTGTGATCGAAGTGACACTGAACTCGATCAAAGTACGGAATTTCGATAATACAATCACCATGATACCGCCTTACGCCCTTGTCAGCGACTCTTTCCAAAACTGGCGCGGCATGCAGGAATCAGGCGGTCGACGCGTTAAACGATCGATCAATATCGACATGAACAGTGTACGTTTTTGTACCCCGGAAATGCTTGCCAAATTCCGCAAGATATCCTTATTAACCGAATATATCGACACAAAGCAAAAGGAACTGGAAAGATATAATGAAGAGCATAATATAGATGATTCTATCAAAGTGAACGGACGCCGCCAAACCAACCTCGGTGTTTTTCGTGCTTATCTGGTGAATTACCTGAAAAATAATCCTGACGTGAACAAAGATTTGACGTGCATGGTACGCCAACTGCAACCGACAGAAAAAGGGATACCGATGGAGTTATATTTCTTTGCCGCAACAACCGTTTGGATACCTTACGAAGGGATTCAATCCGACGTATTCGATCATATCCTGGCTGTGTTACCGGAGTTCGGGTTGCAGGTTTTCCAGGAGGTGTCAGGCTCCGATCTGCATCATTTAAGAATCCAAACTTCAAACTAA
- a CDS encoding mechanosensitive ion channel family protein, which produces MVNLGSWMNKLLIGWGVEPKIADTFDEIIIAVLLIAVAVGVDYLCQYIFVGSVRKLSEKSHYFWDTLLIKRKVVHNLVHAIPGIIVYALLPMAFIRGKELLLISQKVCAVYIVFVLLLAINGFLLVIMDIYNHREVNKNLSIKGFIQVFQVLAFFIVGIVIIAILMGKSPATLFAGLGASAAILMLVFKDTILGFVAGIQLSANDMLRPGDWITVPGSNANGVVQEITLNTVKIQNFDNTISTIPPYTLVNNSFQNWRGMVESGGRRVMKSIFLDLNTIKFCTPEMIDTFRKEIPLLADYQPDEGVTPTNSQMFRVYVEKYLTSLPVVNTDLDLIISQLQSTEYGVPIQIYFFSRNKVWKEYERIQSDIFDHFFAMIPKFELKVYQYSD; this is translated from the coding sequence ATGGTGAACTTAGGTAGCTGGATGAACAAACTTCTTATTGGTTGGGGCGTAGAACCGAAGATTGCTGATACATTCGATGAAATTATTATTGCCGTGTTATTGATTGCGGTAGCAGTCGGGGTCGATTATTTATGTCAATATATTTTTGTTGGCAGTGTTAGAAAATTGTCGGAGAAAAGCCATTATTTCTGGGATACATTGCTGATCAAGCGTAAAGTTGTACATAACCTGGTACATGCCATTCCCGGCATTATTGTCTATGCGTTGCTTCCGATGGCCTTTATCCGGGGAAAAGAATTGCTGCTGATTTCACAGAAAGTCTGTGCTGTTTATATTGTATTTGTATTGCTGTTGGCCATTAACGGTTTTCTCCTGGTTATCATGGATATTTATAATCACCGGGAAGTAAACAAGAACCTGTCGATAAAAGGTTTCATACAGGTATTCCAGGTGTTGGCTTTCTTCATCGTCGGTATTGTTATTATTGCAATCCTGATGGGGAAGTCACCGGCCACTTTATTTGCCGGACTGGGTGCTTCGGCTGCTATCCTGATGCTGGTGTTCAAAGACACGATACTCGGATTCGTGGCAGGTATACAACTTTCGGCCAACGATATGCTGCGACCGGGCGACTGGATCACGGTGCCGGGATCGAATGCCAACGGTGTGGTACAGGAAATAACGCTGAACACAGTCAAGATACAGAACTTCGATAATACCATTTCCACTATTCCGCCTTATACGCTGGTCAATAACTCCTTCCAGAACTGGCGGGGAATGGTCGAATCCGGCGGACGGCGGGTTATGAAATCGATCTTCCTCGATCTGAATACAATTAAATTCTGCACACCTGAAATGATAGATACTTTCCGTAAAGAAATACCCTTGCTGGCAGATTATCAACCGGACGAAGGCGTTACACCGACCAATTCGCAAATGTTCCGCGTGTATGTCGAAAAGTATCTGACTAGCCTGCCGGTAGTCAATACGGATCTGGATTTAATCATCAGCCAGTTACAATCGACAGAATATGGTGTACCTATTCAAATCTACTTCTTCTCCCGCAATAAAGTATGGAAAGAGTACGAACGCATTCAATCTGATATATTCGATCATTTCTTTGCGATGATCCCCAAGTTCGAATTGAAGGTCTATCAGTATTCGGACTAA
- a CDS encoding M16 family metallopeptidase yields MMLFANTTNLLAAQNSKALEVKEYKLENGLTIWLNEDHSQPKVFGAVVVKAGAKDCPDTGIAHYFEHMMFKGTDKIGTIDYEAEKILLDSISEKYDELAITEDEEARTRIQQEINELSIQSSDYVIPNEFNRLISKYGGSGLNAATSYDATIYFNTFSPQYMTQWAEINSERLLNPVFRLFQSELETVYEEKNMYGDFIGGPVMDRLLARYFAPHPYAYPIIGSTKNLKNPRLTEMRKFFEEYYVASNMALVLSGDFDTEAVLPILERTFSRIRPGEAPRKDIVTLPPFKGKEKMKVKFPVPLVKVMGLGFRGVPANHEDQAALAIAVNMLNNANGTGFLDKLMVDRKITACMALNESMNEAGILAVAVVPKLMLQTYGGAEKLVWRGINRIKEGDFTDEVFNSLKQEQRRQYASSLENIDSRARIMMSLYSQGKSWEDYLQEVTKIDALTREDIMQVARKYFSENYLCVTKKTGKYPKDNLKKPDFTPVVPKNSEASSEYAKQLEQMPTQTVEPRFIDFEKDVQITKLNPLATLYTTTNPVTDIFSLNLIYQVGTLEQPQLNYLANYLQFLGTDSLSFQDFRTRLQVLGSTMSFEANDKQFVIRITGFDTHFKETVLLAGDFITHVKADDKQIRQVVNDAKVIEKAFFESSDNIANALLEKVKYGERSRYLRKLSLSEIKKLKGKDLLAIFANVRQTECDLHYCGTLSSDQVEEQLKASIPLKEITIAAGSDYYRDPEVYDKSVVYFMDMPTASQSIVYGFAKGEVTDDLWSRHASRLFSVYFGGDMSSLMFQEIREFRSLAYRVSGRYLLPPHKLEGKAGEFVTMLSTQSDKTLDAMEVMSSLISDMPEKPDRISTVKQLITNQVNNDYPSFRELSEKVAGYKRNGFESDPNEALLSGISDMDMKDIVRFYRHNIRLKPIVYVIVGNSSRIDMKKLAEYGEIIRLRKKDIYK; encoded by the coding sequence ATGATGTTATTTGCAAATACAACGAATCTGTTGGCTGCTCAGAATTCAAAAGCACTTGAAGTAAAAGAATATAAACTGGAAAACGGACTGACCATTTGGCTGAATGAGGATCACAGCCAACCGAAAGTGTTTGGAGCTGTGGTTGTAAAAGCAGGAGCAAAAGATTGTCCGGACACAGGGATCGCTCACTATTTCGAACATATGATGTTTAAGGGAACCGATAAGATCGGAACCATCGACTATGAAGCTGAAAAAATTCTGCTCGACTCTATCTCTGAGAAATACGACGAGCTGGCTATTACTGAAGATGAAGAAGCCCGCACCCGCATACAGCAGGAAATAAACGAATTAAGTATTCAATCTTCCGATTACGTCATACCGAATGAATTCAATCGTTTGATCTCTAAATATGGAGGCTCGGGGTTGAATGCGGCTACATCCTACGATGCTACGATCTATTTCAATACCTTTTCTCCTCAATATATGACTCAATGGGCGGAGATAAACAGCGAACGTTTATTGAATCCTGTTTTCCGCCTGTTCCAAAGTGAGTTGGAAACGGTTTATGAAGAAAAGAATATGTATGGCGATTTTATCGGTGGCCCGGTAATGGATCGTCTGCTTGCCCGGTATTTTGCTCCACATCCTTATGCGTATCCGATCATCGGTAGCACAAAGAACTTGAAGAATCCGCGCCTGACGGAGATGCGAAAATTCTTTGAAGAATATTATGTCGCATCCAATATGGCATTGGTTCTGAGCGGTGATTTTGATACGGAAGCTGTGTTGCCCATTCTGGAACGTACTTTTTCGCGTATTCGTCCGGGAGAAGCTCCAAGGAAAGATATTGTGACTTTACCCCCCTTCAAAGGGAAAGAAAAGATGAAGGTCAAATTCCCTGTTCCATTAGTAAAAGTTATGGGATTGGGGTTCCGTGGTGTTCCGGCTAACCATGAAGATCAGGCGGCGCTCGCTATTGCCGTTAATATGCTGAATAATGCTAACGGTACCGGATTTCTTGACAAACTGATGGTCGACCGGAAAATAACGGCCTGCATGGCTCTAAACGAAAGTATGAATGAAGCCGGAATATTGGCTGTCGCTGTTGTACCCAAGCTGATGCTTCAAACTTATGGTGGAGCAGAAAAGCTTGTCTGGCGTGGGATCAACCGGATCAAAGAAGGCGATTTCACCGATGAAGTATTTAATAGCCTGAAGCAGGAACAGCGGCGTCAGTATGCATCCAGCCTTGAAAATATCGATTCGCGTGCGCGGATCATGATGTCTCTTTATTCGCAGGGTAAAAGTTGGGAGGATTATTTGCAGGAAGTGACAAAGATCGATGCTCTGACACGGGAGGATATCATGCAGGTTGCTCGCAAGTATTTCAGCGAAAATTATCTCTGTGTGACGAAAAAGACCGGCAAATATCCAAAAGATAATTTGAAGAAACCGGATTTTACTCCTGTTGTCCCAAAGAACTCGGAGGCCAGTTCCGAATATGCCAAACAATTGGAACAAATGCCGACCCAGACAGTGGAACCTCGTTTTATCGACTTTGAGAAAGACGTACAAATAACAAAACTTAATCCGCTGGCAACTTTATATACGACTACTAATCCGGTCACCGATATATTTTCGCTTAACCTGATCTATCAGGTCGGGACATTGGAGCAGCCGCAGTTAAACTATCTGGCTAATTATCTCCAGTTTCTTGGGACAGACTCTTTGTCGTTCCAGGATTTCAGAACCCGGTTGCAGGTGTTAGGCAGTACCATGTCTTTCGAAGCAAACGACAAGCAGTTTGTTATTCGTATAACAGGCTTTGATACTCATTTCAAAGAAACCGTTCTTTTGGCCGGCGATTTCATTACACATGTCAAAGCCGACGATAAGCAGATCCGCCAGGTTGTTAATGATGCGAAAGTAATCGAAAAAGCTTTTTTCGAGTCCAGTGATAATATTGCAAATGCTTTACTCGAGAAAGTGAAGTATGGTGAACGGTCGCGTTATCTCCGTAAACTATCTCTTTCTGAGATAAAGAAGCTGAAAGGAAAAGACCTATTGGCTATTTTTGCAAACGTCCGCCAGACGGAGTGCGACCTGCATTATTGCGGAACGTTATCTTCCGATCAGGTGGAAGAGCAGTTAAAAGCCTCTATACCGCTAAAAGAGATAACGATTGCAGCCGGTTCTGATTATTATCGCGATCCGGAAGTGTATGACAAGTCCGTCGTTTATTTTATGGATATGCCGACAGCGTCGCAAAGTATTGTGTACGGTTTTGCGAAAGGAGAGGTGACGGACGATTTATGGTCGCGTCATGCCTCCCGTTTGTTCTCTGTTTATTTCGGTGGAGATATGTCGTCGTTGATGTTTCAGGAGATAAGGGAATTCCGTTCGTTAGCCTACCGTGTTAGCGGGCGTTATTTATTGCCGCCTCATAAACTGGAAGGAAAAGCCGGTGAGTTTGTTACGATGTTGTCAACTCAAAGCGATAAGACATTGGATGCAATGGAAGTGATGAGCTCTCTGATCAGTGACATGCCGGAAAAGCCTGATAGAATATCGACGGTCAAGCAATTGATCACCAATCAGGTGAACAACGATTACCCATCCTTCAGGGAGTTGTCGGAAAAGGTGGCAGGATATAAAAGGAATGGCTTTGAAAGTGATCCGAATGAAGCTCTATTGTCCGGCATCTCGGATATGGATATGAAAGATATTGTCCGCTTCTACCGTCATAATATCCGGCTGAAGCCCATTGTTTATGTTATTGTAGGCAATTCCAGCCGTATAGATATGAAGAAGCTGGCTGAGTATGGAGAGATTATCAGATTGAGAAAGAAAGATATTTATAAATAA
- a CDS encoding DUF4268 domain-containing protein, which yields MYSKDELKNLKLEFWESFAAFCEVQPNLRGRKKIWTLYDTKVKGVELKFDANRTGAYVILEVNHKREDLRLEMFERLTWYKDTLEQDFPEGLIWDICFVRETGKEVARIYIAKEGIDFHRRQDWGEFFTFMASQMYILERNFMSIAEYLRE from the coding sequence ATGTATAGTAAAGACGAATTAAAGAACCTGAAACTGGAATTTTGGGAAAGCTTTGCCGCCTTTTGTGAAGTTCAGCCAAACCTGAGAGGGCGTAAGAAGATATGGACGCTATATGATACCAAGGTGAAAGGCGTGGAACTGAAGTTTGACGCGAACCGTACAGGCGCTTATGTAATCCTTGAAGTGAATCATAAAAGGGAAGATCTCCGGTTGGAAATGTTCGAGCGCCTTACATGGTATAAGGATACGCTGGAGCAGGATTTTCCAGAAGGTTTGATCTGGGATATTTGTTTTGTAAGGGAAACAGGCAAAGAAGTTGCCCGTATTTATATAGCTAAAGAAGGAATCGATTTCCATCGTAGACAAGATTGGGGAGAATTCTTTACTTTTATGGCGTCGCAGATGTACATTCTGGAACGTAATTTTATGTCGATCGCTGAATATTTGAGAGAGTAA
- a CDS encoding M1 family metallopeptidase: MEHIHTICHIAGIAAIGLLTACGTQQRDAALQEAGVSRELAQFRKEHFGQVKYNLFFSIPETKQEPVKGNAEIQLSLQKKQPIIIDFREESSQVALVLLNGQPVPYEVKNEHILIPAERSVVGMNKVTVDFIPADQSLNRRDEFLYTLLVPDRARTAFPCFDQPDMKSLFTLTLEMPEEWQAVANGAIESTDTVSVPGRKIISFKETEPLSTYLFAFTAGKFVRETYTRDGRDISIYHRETDPKKIAQCPAIASEVFDALAWMEEYTDVPYPFAKYDLIILPGFQFGGMEHTGATFYTDRRMFLNESPTLNEQLSRSALIAHETAHMWFGDYVTMQWFDDVWTKEVFANYFASQIVTPLYPNVNHALSFMQDYIPPAYSEDRTAGANPIKQNLDNLRNAGLVYGNIIYDKSPVVLEMLIKKMGKDAFRQGIQEYLKTYAYGNATWDGLISILDKYTDDDLASWSHIWVNEKGMPEITASLVGDSLIVTQKDHFNRGLNWPQDLSFLIVPKNGDPNEISVSLERNSNSIREKLKVLPEEGSFIIPNIDGKGYGFFHLNETDAQACAAYLPGCKNELLRGSILITLYENLLNQAITPALFMETMLNYLPKEDNSLLFSAALSYIGNCQRLYPAETETLEKTLWQIVTTSSVPQHRLQAFRSYRSLAKSPDAITTLYNIWKKEQAPVSCILSENDYISLSYVLALHLPEQADNIVNTQQSRITNPDRKREYAFISPSVSPHKEVRDSVFASLLIAENRRVEPWASTVLANLNNQLRQKEAITYIRPALEEMQEIQRTGDIFFPTAWARALLSGHISPEARAEVDAFFISYPDYPPMLANKIRQQADHLYRIK; encoded by the coding sequence ATGGAACACATTCACACGATATGCCATATTGCTGGAATAGCAGCCATTGGCTTGTTAACAGCCTGCGGAACACAGCAAAGAGACGCTGCGTTGCAGGAAGCCGGAGTAAGTCGTGAACTGGCACAGTTCAGAAAAGAGCATTTCGGGCAGGTCAAGTATAATCTGTTTTTCTCCATTCCGGAGACGAAACAGGAACCTGTCAAAGGTAATGCCGAAATTCAATTGTCCTTACAGAAAAAACAGCCGATTATCATAGATTTTCGTGAAGAATCTTCGCAAGTTGCATTGGTATTGTTGAATGGGCAACCTGTTCCCTATGAAGTCAAGAATGAACATATTCTTATACCGGCAGAAAGAAGTGTTGTCGGAATGAATAAAGTGACCGTTGATTTTATTCCCGCCGACCAGTCTTTGAATAGGAGGGACGAGTTCCTTTATACTCTGTTGGTTCCTGATCGGGCACGGACTGCTTTTCCCTGTTTCGATCAGCCGGATATGAAGTCCCTGTTTACCCTGACACTGGAAATGCCGGAAGAGTGGCAGGCGGTGGCAAACGGGGCAATCGAGAGTACGGATACAGTATCTGTTCCTGGTCGTAAGATCATTTCTTTTAAGGAAACGGAGCCGTTAAGCACTTATTTGTTTGCTTTCACTGCCGGAAAGTTTGTTCGCGAAACATATACGCGGGACGGAAGAGATATATCTATATATCACCGGGAAACTGATCCGAAAAAGATAGCCCAGTGTCCGGCAATCGCATCAGAGGTATTCGATGCATTAGCCTGGATGGAAGAATATACGGATGTCCCGTATCCTTTTGCCAAATATGATCTGATCATCCTTCCCGGATTTCAGTTTGGCGGCATGGAGCATACAGGAGCTACATTTTATACGGATCGGAGAATGTTTCTTAACGAAAGTCCGACGTTGAACGAGCAATTAAGCCGTAGCGCACTGATTGCCCACGAAACGGCTCACATGTGGTTTGGCGATTATGTCACCATGCAATGGTTTGATGATGTGTGGACGAAAGAGGTTTTTGCCAACTATTTTGCTTCACAGATCGTGACACCTTTGTATCCGAATGTGAATCATGCACTGAGCTTTATGCAGGATTACATTCCACCGGCCTATTCAGAAGACCGTACTGCCGGAGCGAATCCTATCAAGCAAAACCTGGATAATCTTCGTAATGCAGGTTTAGTGTATGGCAACATTATCTATGATAAGTCGCCGGTAGTCCTTGAAATGCTGATCAAGAAAATGGGGAAGGACGCTTTTCGTCAAGGTATTCAGGAGTATCTGAAAACTTATGCTTATGGGAATGCAACCTGGGACGGGCTTATCAGTATTCTGGATAAATATACTGATGATGACCTGGCCTCCTGGAGTCATATCTGGGTGAATGAAAAAGGAATGCCGGAAATCACAGCTTCGCTCGTTGGCGATAGTCTGATCGTGACTCAGAAAGATCATTTTAACCGTGGCCTTAACTGGCCGCAGGATCTGTCTTTCCTGATTGTTCCTAAAAATGGGGATCCGAATGAAATTTCAGTTTCTCTCGAGAGAAATTCAAATTCCATCCGAGAGAAACTAAAAGTGCTCCCGGAAGAAGGAAGTTTCATTATTCCTAATATAGATGGAAAAGGATATGGTTTTTTCCATCTGAATGAAACGGATGCCCAAGCATGTGCAGCTTATCTGCCTGGTTGTAAAAATGAGTTGTTGAGAGGTTCTATATTGATCACTCTGTATGAGAATCTGTTAAACCAGGCTATTACTCCGGCGTTATTTATGGAAACGATGCTGAACTATTTACCGAAAGAAGATAACTCATTACTATTTTCCGCTGCTTTGAGTTATATCGGGAATTGTCAGCGTCTGTATCCGGCGGAGACGGAGACTTTAGAAAAGACTTTGTGGCAAATCGTAACTACATCCTCTGTCCCGCAGCATCGCCTGCAGGCTTTCCGTTCATATCGTTCTTTGGCCAAATCTCCGGATGCGATTACTACATTATATAATATATGGAAAAAAGAGCAAGCTCCGGTTAGTTGTATTTTAAGTGAGAATGATTATATCAGTCTATCTTATGTGTTGGCACTTCATTTACCGGAACAGGCTGATAATATCGTCAATACTCAGCAATCGCGTATAACAAACCCTGACCGGAAGCGCGAATATGCATTTATATCCCCATCTGTATCTCCCCACAAAGAGGTGCGCGACAGTGTCTTTGCCTCTTTGTTGATAGCTGAGAATCGTCGTGTCGAACCCTGGGCTTCTACTGTATTGGCAAACCTGAATAATCAATTACGACAAAAAGAAGCTATTACATATATTCGTCCGGCTTTGGAGGAAATGCAGGAGATACAGCGCACCGGTGATATATTTTTCCCGACAGCTTGGGCGCGTGCGTTATTATCTGGGCATATTTCGCCCGAAGCTAGAGCTGAAGTCGATGCATTCTTTATTAGTTATCCGGATTATCCGCCGATGCTGGCAAATAAAATACGGCAACAAGCCGATCATTTATATAGAATTAAATAA
- a CDS encoding DMT family transporter produces the protein MGWIYLLLGGLFEMGWPVGMKLAQTTGSRFLYLSVAVISMALSGYFLYLAQRTIPIGTAYVVWTGIGAVGTLLIGIFFFGDSAGIWRILSAMLVICGIIGIKLAS, from the coding sequence ATGGGATGGATTTATTTGTTGCTGGGAGGCCTTTTTGAAATGGGCTGGCCTGTAGGCATGAAACTGGCACAAACAACGGGATCGCGTTTTCTTTATCTTTCGGTTGCCGTTATTTCTATGGCACTAAGCGGATACTTTTTATATCTGGCACAACGGACAATTCCGATCGGCACTGCTTATGTAGTGTGGACGGGAATAGGAGCTGTGGGAACTTTATTGATAGGGATTTTCTTTTTTGGAGACTCGGCAGGTATATGGCGTATCCTTTCAGCCATGTTGGTTATATGTGGGATTATCGGAATAAAACTGGCCTCGTAG